The nucleotide sequence TCCGTTTAGCCTCGACCTGCTGTTGTGCCGCTTTTTGTGCCTGTTCACTCTGTTCATAATGCGCCTTTTTCGCATCACGATTAGGAGCCTCATGAAAAAATGGCTCACCAAGCAGCGTGCCGTTGGCGTAACGATTGATACGCCAGGCTGTCAGCCAGTCCATCTGGTTTTTCATCGCCTGTTCCAATGCCACAGAGGCCCGCACCGGTTCAAAGCGGGCCGCTTCTTCATCCGACAGAGGTTGTTGGGGCATCTCCAACCCCAGAGTGACCTGACGCCAGGCGTTGAAGCGGTTGACTAATTGTGTGTCAATATCAAATTCATCACCGACATCTGGTGGCATAGAACGCCAGCTATATTGAGATAACTCTTGTGGCAAAATATCTTTAGGAACTTTCAATGGAGCTCCAATCTCAAACGCTGCCGAATACATTTCATGTAATGAGATCTGTGAGAGTAATAGATTGTCACGTTTTCCTATTGCCTTACCCTGTTCTCCCGGTGGATAACCGCCCCCCAAATCAGAGTGCACACCGGGATAAATCACCTCGGTGCTGCCTGTCGGGTAAGTGCCATCGGAACGGCGAATGGAATCCATCGGAAAACACAACCGCTGTTCATGGGTCGAGACCAAGTGCACACAACGTTTCACCAGACCACCGTAAGTCGCCTCCGATGGCAATTCCTGCGTGCCGTCTGCCCAGGCCATATGACCTTCAACAACGGGGATCATATGGGGCACCCCGACCGATGCCACTGTGTCAAACAATCCGAGAAATTCTACGCTGATGGGTAACTTGCTATCCGGGTCTGTCTCGTGTTTATGTTGCAGACACTGAGCCGGTTTCTGGCCTGCTTCTCTCGACGGCGGAAACAGTTCAGTCAACCAGTTAACAAAAGTCCGCGCTTCCGCAGCCCCACGGGAAAAACCATACACATACAATTTCATGCCCAACAACTTACACTTACCTCGTCCCGGCTGACTGCGGGCTATCCTCAGTTCACGTTTTAAGCTCGCAAACTGCTTATAAAACTCCTCATAGCGGTTATTGCTGCCTCCCAACTCCAGCATATTCCATGTGGTTGCCATCGCTTTCAGGGATTTTTGACAAGCAACATCATCAATTGTGTCGTTTACCAATACGCGCTTTAATACATCAATCAACCGCAGTAATGCCCAATTGATCCGGTCTTCTCCCCCGCTAGCAACCGCCAGCCCCAATTTGCTGTAATCCAGCTCATTAATTTCCGGGAAAGGGGTTCCCACCCCGGGAATATAATACTTAAAGTACTTTCTTCCGGTGCTCTCAATATTATCCAGTAACGGCTTACCTGATGCCCCTCCGGCATAACCCGCCCCAATGGTTGCCTGGAAAAGACGGACAACATTGGTCGGATGGTTAGGAACAGCCTGATAAAGGTCGTTATATAAATTATTGCCGGTGCCATCAAAAAACAGGCTGACATGCAACGTGTTACAACAGGGACGGATTACCCGACGATTGGCGGCCAGACAAAGTTCCTGATAGTAAGCTTTTTCCTGACTGCTCTGTTGCTGACAGTTTTCCACCACCAAATAATTTTTGGCAGGTAACCGCCCCTGAGACGGAAAAGGGGCTGGCAACCAGACAAGATCATGATGCTTTATTTCGGACATATTTTTGGTTCCTTCATTTCCAACGGTTCTTTGATTGGGTAGTTCGGACTACCG is from Photorhabdus laumondii subsp. laumondii and encodes:
- a CDS encoding T6SS phospholipase effector Tle1-like catalytic domain-containing protein produces the protein MSEIKHHDLVWLPAPFPSQGRLPAKNYLVVENCQQQSSQEKAYYQELCLAANRRVIRPCCNTLHVSLFFDGTGNNLYNDLYQAVPNHPTNVVRLFQATIGAGYAGGASGKPLLDNIESTGRKYFKYYIPGVGTPFPEINELDYSKLGLAVASGGEDRINWALLRLIDVLKRVLVNDTIDDVACQKSLKAMATTWNMLELGGSNNRYEEFYKQFASLKRELRIARSQPGRGKCKLLGMKLYVYGFSRGAAEARTFVNWLTELFPPSREAGQKPAQCLQHKHETDPDSKLPISVEFLGLFDTVASVGVPHMIPVVEGHMAWADGTQELPSEATYGGLVKRCVHLVSTHEQRLCFPMDSIRRSDGTYPTGSTEVIYPGVHSDLGGGYPPGEQGKAIGKRDNLLLSQISLHEMYSAAFEIGAPLKVPKDILPQELSQYSWRSMPPDVGDEFDIDTQLVNRFNAWRQVTLGLEMPQQPLSDEEAARFEPVRASVALEQAMKNQMDWLTAWRINRYANGTLLGEPFFHEAPNRDAKKAHYEQSEQAQKAAQQQVEAKRKVQWNEFFRDGGKTQPLLMQGVPDFDPETAQNQLREAAAEFRNDYYGDRREQHSKWQFLFDTVPRQAIYMLDDHDDLLEYLQMKAGGEALVKQLFRPVPAAKPGQQEPPESLLVALYDNQVHDSRAWFMYSTLGSREPWGGYFRYRVIYFGTICSRPLSLLSVAGTVAGFMSPAAESVLLLFKQNKVANTMGDAIDKVSKGTAAEWEVTAQYLTSGKLITLLAGPEYRKAFTHNVGEMTSQQRKFIEEQRLQTAKDNLKAHWAGKTQEPTPFKEPEK